A genome region from Natronosalvus rutilus includes the following:
- a CDS encoding NADH-quinone oxidoreductase subunit B, with the protein MSNQPTQQIYESTAPSTADRDARMGAGVDARMNSKLREAFGASPFILTKFDQFMNWVRGSSMFMLQFGIACCSIEMIHTYAIKHDLDRFGAGVPRASPRQADVMIVPGTIVSKFGPRMKRVYDQMPEPKFVVGMGSCTISGGPFQEGYNVVKGAEEIIPVDIHVPGCPPRPEALIYGVAKLQERIANGESSPVVVKPYELEEFGDLPRDELVEKLAAEIDEEDLVMRYNWGDSP; encoded by the coding sequence ATGAGTAACCAACCAACCCAACAGATCTACGAGAGTACCGCTCCCTCGACGGCGGACCGCGACGCCCGCATGGGTGCCGGCGTCGACGCCAGGATGAACTCGAAGCTCCGGGAGGCATTCGGAGCATCGCCGTTCATCCTCACCAAGTTCGACCAGTTCATGAACTGGGTCCGGGGGTCGTCGATGTTCATGCTGCAGTTCGGAATCGCCTGCTGCAGCATCGAGATGATTCACACGTACGCGATCAAACACGACCTCGACCGATTCGGGGCCGGCGTCCCGCGCGCGTCGCCGCGACAGGCCGACGTCATGATCGTCCCCGGGACCATCGTCTCGAAGTTCGGGCCGCGCATGAAGCGCGTCTACGACCAGATGCCCGAACCCAAGTTCGTCGTCGGCATGGGCTCGTGTACGATCTCCGGCGGCCCGTTCCAGGAAGGGTACAACGTCGTGAAGGGCGCCGAGGAGATCATTCCGGTCGACATCCACGTGCCAGGCTGCCCGCCGCGCCCGGAGGCGCTCATCTACGGCGTCGCCAAACTCCAGGAGCGCATCGCTAACGGCGAGTCCTCGCCGGTCGTCGTCAAACCCTACGAACTCGAGGAGTTCGGCGACCTGCCGCGGGACGAACTCGTCGAGAAACTGGCTGCCGAAATCGACGAGGAGGACCTCGTCATGCGGTACAACTGGGGTGACTCGCCATGA
- a CDS encoding AIR carboxylase family protein, whose product MADTVTDLIDRLHREADQDRPTEETPDVGIVMGSDSDLEVMLTGGRRPGAYDALVRELGFGEQTDYENPPDERFTFETYVTSAHRTPDLMAAYAETAEDRGLEVLIAGAGGKSADLPNMTASIAYPLPVIGVPVQEKSVDSVIGMPTGAPLTAVDAGKSFNAALSAAQILARQHDEIRERLVAYHENLQLEVGAVSKRLHDGGVTAYREE is encoded by the coding sequence ATGGCAGACACCGTAACCGACCTCATCGACCGACTGCACCGCGAAGCCGACCAGGACCGACCCACCGAGGAGACCCCCGACGTGGGCATCGTCATGGGCAGCGACTCCGACCTCGAGGTCATGCTGACTGGCGGCCGGCGACCCGGCGCCTACGACGCCCTCGTCCGCGAACTCGGGTTCGGCGAACAGACCGACTACGAGAACCCGCCCGACGAGCGCTTCACCTTCGAGACCTACGTCACCTCCGCCCACCGCACGCCCGACCTGATGGCGGCCTACGCCGAGACGGCCGAGGACCGCGGCCTCGAGGTGCTCATCGCCGGCGCGGGCGGGAAGTCGGCGGACCTGCCGAACATGACGGCCTCCATCGCCTACCCCCTGCCAGTCATCGGCGTCCCCGTCCAGGAGAAGTCCGTCGACAGCGTGATCGGGATGCCGACGGGCGCCCCGCTCACGGCCGTCGACGCGGGCAAGTCGTTCAACGCGGCGCTGTCGGCCGCCCAGATCCTCGCCCGCCAGCACGACGAGATTCGCGAGCGACTGGTGGCCTACCACGAGAACCTCCAACTCGAGGTCGGCGCCGTCTCGAAGCGGCTCCACGACGGCGGCGTGACGGCCTACCGGGAGGAGTAG
- a CDS encoding NADH-quinone oxidoreductase subunit A, with protein MNDWIAIGALALVGLLIPLSMMAVSYLLRPTVPETSKRATYESGEVPTGGTRIRFNIQYYMVAMLFLVFDIETVLLFPWAVTYADALGAEEYGLASTLGPMLLFVAILVVGLAWAWRNGAVQWAKSPQQVESEVDRP; from the coding sequence ATGAACGATTGGATAGCTATCGGGGCGCTGGCGCTCGTGGGGCTACTGATTCCGCTCAGCATGATGGCGGTATCGTACCTCTTGCGGCCGACCGTCCCCGAGACGAGCAAACGTGCCACCTACGAGAGTGGCGAGGTGCCGACCGGCGGGACGCGCATTCGGTTCAACATCCAGTACTACATGGTTGCGATGCTTTTCCTCGTTTTCGACATCGAGACCGTCCTGTTGTTCCCCTGGGCAGTCACCTACGCCGATGCGCTCGGAGCCGAGGAGTACGGACTCGCGTCCACACTGGGTCCGATGTTGCTCTTCGTCGCCATCCTCGTCGTCGGACTCGCGTGGGCCTGGCGCAACGGTGCCGTACAGTGGGCGAAATCGCCCCAGCAGGTCGAATCCGAGGTCGATCGACCATGA
- a CDS encoding 5-(carboxyamino)imidazole ribonucleotide synthase — protein sequence MTTLESPGPTVGVVGGGQLGRMLAEAASPLGVDVIVLDPTPDCPAAGVSRDQLVGDFDDEARIQELAERSDVLTFEIELADQDALERVREETGVPVHPDPATLRTIHDKLVQKRELEAAGVPVPPFRAVEDVADVRAAIDDYGASVMLKARTGGYDGRGNVPVESKADAEAALEAVAGPAMVESFVDFEREISVIAAKGYGETATFPVGENVHEDEILRETVVPARSSDAVLERAREVAEDVLEVMAGRGIYGIELFETTGGEILLNEIAPRPHNSGHWTIEGVRTSQFEQHVRAVLGWPLGSTALRAPTVSTNLLADVEAPRPAALANVERIFETPTASLHWYGKREARPLRKMGHVTVTADGDETREELLERARGLRDAVTFESE from the coding sequence ATGACGACTCTCGAGTCACCTGGCCCGACGGTCGGCGTCGTCGGCGGCGGGCAACTCGGCCGGATGCTCGCGGAGGCCGCCTCGCCGCTCGGCGTCGACGTGATCGTCCTCGATCCGACGCCCGACTGCCCGGCCGCGGGCGTCAGCCGCGATCAGCTCGTGGGGGACTTCGACGACGAGGCCCGCATTCAGGAGCTCGCCGAGCGTTCGGACGTCCTCACCTTCGAGATCGAACTCGCCGACCAGGACGCCCTCGAGCGCGTCCGCGAGGAGACCGGCGTCCCCGTCCACCCCGATCCGGCGACGCTACGGACGATTCACGACAAACTGGTCCAGAAGCGCGAACTCGAGGCCGCCGGGGTGCCGGTGCCGCCGTTTCGAGCGGTCGAAGACGTTGCCGACGTTCGGGCGGCCATCGACGACTACGGCGCCTCAGTGATGCTCAAGGCCCGAACCGGCGGGTACGACGGGCGCGGCAACGTCCCCGTCGAGTCGAAAGCCGACGCCGAAGCTGCCCTCGAAGCCGTGGCTGGTCCGGCGATGGTCGAGTCCTTCGTCGACTTCGAGCGCGAGATTTCGGTCATCGCGGCCAAGGGCTACGGCGAGACGGCGACGTTCCCCGTCGGGGAGAACGTCCACGAGGACGAAATTCTGCGAGAAACCGTCGTTCCCGCCCGCTCGAGCGACGCCGTGCTCGAACGCGCCCGCGAGGTCGCCGAGGACGTACTCGAGGTGATGGCAGGACGGGGCATCTACGGGATCGAGTTGTTCGAAACGACTGGCGGGGAGATTCTGCTCAACGAAATCGCCCCGCGTCCGCACAATTCGGGCCACTGGACCATCGAGGGCGTCCGCACCTCGCAGTTCGAACAGCACGTACGGGCGGTGCTGGGGTGGCCCCTCGGTTCGACCGCCCTTCGGGCACCGACAGTCTCGACGAACCTGCTCGCCGACGTCGAGGCGCCGCGACCGGCCGCCCTCGCCAACGTCGAGCGAATCTTCGAGACGCCCACCGCGAGCCTCCACTGGTACGGCAAACGGGAGGCCCGCCCGCTGCGCAAGATGGGCCACGTCACGGTGACTGCCGACGGCGACGAGACGCGCGAGGAACTGCTCGAGCGTGCCCGTGGGCTTCGAGACGCCGTGACGTTCGAAAGCGAGTAA